A single window of Pungitius pungitius chromosome 20, fPunPun2.1, whole genome shotgun sequence DNA harbors:
- the rab10 gene encoding ras-related protein Rab-10, with protein MAKKTYDLLFKLLLIGDSGVGKTCVLFRFSDDAFNTTFISTIGIDFKIKTVELQGKKIKLQIWDTAGQERFHTITTSYYRGAMGIMLVYDITTAKSFENISKWLRNIDEHANEDVERMLLGNKCDMEDKRVVPKAKGEQIAREHGIRFFETSAKANINIEKAFLTLAEDILRKTPVKEPNSENVDISTGGGVTGWKSKCCS; from the exons ATGGCGAAGAAGACGTACGACTTGCTGTTCAAGCTGCTTCTGATCGGGGACTCGGGCGTGGGGAAGACCTGTGTGCTGTTCCGCTTCTCTGACGACGCCTTCAACACAACCTTCATCTCCACTATAG gaATAGACTTCAAGATCAAAACTGTTGAATTACAAGGAAAGAAGATCAAACTACAGATATG ggacaCAGCCGGCCAAGAACGGTTCCACACCATCACCACTTCCTACTACAGAGGTGCCATGGGCATCATGCTGGTCTACGACATCACCACCGCCAAGAGCTTCGAAAACATCAGCAAGTGGCTGCGCAACATTGACGAG CATGCAAACGAGGACGTTGAGAGGATGCTGCTAGGCAACAAGTGTGACATGGAGGACAAGCGGGTTGTACCAAAGGCCAAGGGGGAGCAG ATTGCGAGGGAGCATGGCATTAGGTTTTTTGAGACAAGTGCTAAAGCCAACATCAACATCGAGAAGGCTTTCCTCACGTTAGCAGAAGACATCCTCAGaaag ACACCTGTAAAAGAGCCCAACAGTGAAAACGTGGACATCAGCACCGGAGGTGGAGTCACAGGCTGGAAGAGCAAGTGCTGCAGCTGA